One Nerophis ophidion isolate RoL-2023_Sa linkage group LG23, RoL_Noph_v1.0, whole genome shotgun sequence genomic window carries:
- the LOC133541285 gene encoding claudin-4-like: MATTGMQMLGLIMSILGWVAGAVVVAVPLWRVTAFIGNNIVTAQIIWEGLWMTCIVQSTGQIQCKVYDSLLALPSDMQAARGLTVLSILLCGAALALGVLGVKCTKCIGINSLKARIARISGILFAIAGFLFLVPVCWTAHSIIRDFYDPHVAAPHKRELGPGLYIGWGASALLLIGGSLLYAGSSPPGMPGSPTFSSGESSPRRAPASQVKGYV; this comes from the coding sequence ATGGCAACCACGGGAATGCAGATGCTGGGCCTCATCATGTCCATCCTGGGCTGGGTGGCCGGGGCGGTGGTGGTGGCCGTGCCGCTGTGGCGAGTCACCGCCTTCATCGGCAACAACATTGTGACGGCGCAGATCATCTGGGAAGGCCTGTGGATGACTTGCATCGTGCAGAGTACGGGTCAGATCCAGTGCAAAGTCTACGACAGTTTGCTGGCGCTGCCCAGCGACATGCAGGCCGCCCGGGGGCTCACCGTGCTCTCCATCCTGCTGTGTGGCGCCGCGCTGGCCCTGGGGGTCCTCGGGGTGAAGTGCACCAAATGCATCGGCATCAATAGTCTCAAGGCCCGCATCGCCCGTATTTCCGGCATCCTTTTCGCCATTGCCGGCTTCCTCTTCCTGGTGCCCGTCTGCTGGACGGCCCATTCCATCATCAGGGATTTCTATGACCCGCACGTGGCCGCCCCGCACAAGCGCGAGCTGGGCCCGGGACTCTACATTGGCTGGGGGGCCTCGGCGCTCTTGCTGATCGGGGGGTCCCTGCTCTACGCCGGCTCGAGTCCACCTGGCATGCCGGGTTCTCCCACCTTCAGCAGCGGGGAGAGTAGTCCTCGCAGGGCACCGGCCTCACAGGTCAAAGGTTACGTCTAA